In the genome of Thermoproteus tenax Kra 1, the window GATGAACCTCTCTCTAGCCGGCGTAGAGAAATTGAGGGGCACGGCCCAGACCTCCTCCAGTTGCCTTCTGACGGCCTCAGCTATATAGGGATTGGCGTGTCCCAAGAAGGCCACGCCGTGATTGGTGTTGCAGTCGAGGTATCTTCTGCCCTGATCGTCCCAGAGATATTGCATATAGCCTCTCACGATCCGCACGCCGTACTCCCTATAATATCTGGCTATTCTGGCCATGTGGTCTGGTTTTTCTCTGTTTATAACTCTGATAGTATTCTATGGAAGCTCGATATATGGTCCCTGAAGCTACTGAAAAATCTGGCCCTCCTTAGATCGTCCTCATCTATACGAAAAACTCCGCGGTCCTCCTCCAAGGTCTTTAACTTGAGTTTGATCTCTCCCAACGGCGAGACTATCATGGAGCCGCCCCAGAAGTATTCCTCCTCCTGGCTACCCACTGTGTTGACGAAGGCCGTCCAGACTGTGTTCATGAGCGAGTGGGCCTTTAGCAGCGCCTCCCAGGCGTCTTGTATGGCCAGTCTCTTTCCCAACCTCCTCATGGGGGATGCCGCTGGGATGAGGATCAAGTCGGCGCCCATCAGAGCAAGGGCCTCGGCTGGCTCGGGATGCCAGGCGTCCTCGCATATCATTACGCCGAATTTCCAACCGGCGTACTGAAATACCTTCAGGTCCTTCAGAGGGTCAGCCCTCTGGAAATATCGTCTCTCCTCAAAGAGGCCATAGGTGGGAAGGTAGAATTTATAGACGTAGTCGATGTTTCCGTCTATAATTACAGCCGCCGCGTTCCTCAGGACGCCCCTCCTCACCTCTTTAATGGTTCCCACCACGAGACATCTCCCCGAGGAGTGATCGGCAAGCTTTTCGACGGCCCTCATGCTCGCTTGATATATCTCGTAGGTGAGATCCTTCAGGACATAGCCTGTGAGCGAGAGCTCCGGGAAGACTATACAGTCGCTGGCGCTGGTCTCCACCACCTCCCTATGTTTTGCCAGATTCCTCTCGACGTCCCCCAGATATGGCCTTATCTGGGCCAGCTCGACCTTCATGTCTCCTCCCCGCTCCACACTAAAATTTCGCGCTTCGAGGTGTACATGCCGTTCACCTTATGTTCCAATATCTCCTCGGATAGCGCCAGTCGGAGCCTATAGCTCTGCCGCTCAGCCTGAAGATCTCAGGTGGCAACCTCTTGTGTTGGCTCTTCCTCACCATGGCGTCGACTCTGTTTATTATCGATATATCCACGCCGAGCATCTCCGCTACCTCCTGCGGAGGCCTCATTTCCTCATATCTAAGGTAGAGCACGGAGTCTATCGTCTCGTAGTCTACGCCGAGCTCCCCCTCTGCGGTCTGGCCCTCCCACAGAGCTGGCGATGGGGGCTTTCTGATTATACTTTCGGGCAAACCTAGACATGCGCCGAGCTGTCTCACTTGCGTCTTGTAGAGATCGCCTATGGGCAATATGTCCACTCCGCCGTCTCCGTATTTGGTGAAATAGCCGAGCATGAGCTCGCTCTTGTCCCCCGTCCCGACCACCATATACCCGAGCTTCTGTGCAAATGCGTACAGCAACGTCATTCTCACGCGCGCCTTTATGTTGCCTATGATCTTTTTGTCGTTGGTCTCGACCGCCTTCGAGAGAGCATCGACGTAGCCGTCTATAGGGATCACTGCGTGTTTGGCCTCGCCCCCCACCATCTTCACTACAGCCATGGCGTCCTCCATGTCTCTCGCAGGCGTGCTAGAGGACGGCATCAAAAGGAGAAAGAAGTTAGGAGTAGCCTTGGCTAACAACACGGCCACGACGGAGGAGTCGATGCCGCCGCTGAGCCCCAACACGCCGCCGCTGAGCCCGCTCTCCTCCATGTATTCCCTCAGCCTCTCCACTATATACGCAGACACAGTCTCGCAGTCTATCTGCAACATCCTTCTGACGTATTCGTTCATATTATTAGCGTATCAGGATCTCGCTTTTAACTCCTTCTCTCGATATAGTGATAAGTGTGCCGTTTGCCAACGGAGCCCAACCTTCAGAGCTCAGAGGCTCTGACGCCACAACTATGGCGTCCCCCTTGTGGACAACTGGGATAAAGTGGGGATCTTCGACTAGGCGATATGTAAAAACGTGGGCCTCTACGCGCTTGAGATCCACTAAGGCTACGTTAAGTACGGGCTCCTCTGGGTCGAGGTACTTGATAGCGACTTCCGCGGTCTGCCTCAGAGCCCGGATGTCCGCCCCCAGCTCCACGAAGGCCTTGAGGAAGAGCTCGGTATCTGTTGAGCCGCCTGTGGAGGTATCGATTCCCATGGCCCTCAGCTCTCCCTCGAACTTTACTCTATCTATAGTGCCGTTATGAGCTATCGCGAAATCGCCGTATATTATAGGATGTGTGTTGGCGAGCGAGATGCTTCCAACCGATGCCAGACGCGAGTGGAAGAGGTAGACCGCGTACCCTCCTGGGGGCTCTCGGTACGACTCCCATATGGGCTTGACGGACTTGATAACGCCGAACTCTCCATCTCTGACGTACAAGACCCCCCAGCCCGATCCATGGCTCCAGCCCTTGGTCTTGTCTTGTCTAGAGATCTCTATGAAGGATCTACGAAAAATAAATGGGGGATCCCCAAATGAGAGAAAAAATCTACACATTAAGCGACCTCCAAATACTGGTCGTACTCCCAGCGGGTTATGACGTTCCAAGTCGCGTCCCAACTGCCGCCCGCGTTGGCAAGATAGTCGTTCCACTCCCTCTCCTTGAGGCTCAGATACGCCTTGACCAACTGTTGAGGCAACATCTTGGCTGTGATCCCCTCGGTGGCCAGCTTGGCGGCCTCGCCCAAGTGCTTGGGCGTCTCCCTCACTCCTTGTAGATCGTAGGCTATCTCCTCCACGGGTCTCGGAGCCTCCAACTTCCTCTCGAGACCGTCAACCGCCGATAGAAGGATTGCCGAGAACGCCAGATATGGGTTTGCCGATGGGTCAGGGTGTCTGTATTCGAACCTGTTTATCTTCTGGGCGTAGTACGGTATTCTGACCATAGCGGAGCGGTTGCCTAAGCCCCAGACGACGCGGGTCGGCGCCTCGTGGTGCGGCACAAGTCTCTTGTAGCTGTTGACCAACGGGGCCACAAAGACGCTGTTGGCTAAGGCGTTCTCCAACACGCCGGCCACCGCCGACTTAAGCTCCGGAGTCGGCTCCTTATATGACGCGAAGAGGTTGGCTCCGTCCCTCCAGAGACTCACGTGTATGTGCATCCCGGAGCCGTTGACGCCCCAGAACGGTTTAGGCATGAAGGTGGCAGTCAAGCCGTATTTTTGTGCCACCGATTTGGCGAGTATCTTGAACACAAGTATCTGGTCGGCCACTTGTACAGGGTCGGCGGCGGGTATATTCACCTCGAACTGGCTCGGTGCAACCTCGTGGTGCGTCTTTGTGAAGCCTATCCCAGAGAGATAGAACTGCTCTATTATCTCCTCGATAACTGGCATAGTTTCCTTCAACGGATATCCCTCGAAGTAGGCTCCGTTGTCAACTAACGATGGTGGGTTGCCTCTTACAATGAAGAACTCGACCTCGGCGCCGAATCTCGCCTCGTATCCCCTAGATTTGGCGTACTCAACCACTTGCTTGAGCGCGTTGCGCGGATCCATGGGATGCGGCTTGTTTCCGTCGAGCGTGCTAGTGAACGCGAGCGCAGTCTTGCCCCCGCTCCACGTCTCTATATAGATTGCGTTAGTGTCCACTTGGGCCACGAAGTCGCTCTTGTTCACAGTGGTGTAGGCAGGTATCGATGATCCGTCGTAGGCTATCCCATCAACAAACGCGTCGCGTGCTGCGTCGATTGGAAGTATCTCCAGCTTTGGTCTACCGAAGATGTCCACTATCACGAATTTGACGTATTTTACGCCGGCCCCCTTTAGTAGCCTCCACGCGTTTAATCCTTCCGGCATAACGCCCATGTTCGAAGGGCATAAAAACTTTTCTTGTAAAAACATCAAAAGTATCCCGAAATATATAGGCAATATATACCATGTGAGTTCCCTTTTTTTTGGAACAAATTACTATAAAATCGGCGAATATTAGTTTCCTGCTACTAGGACACCCAGCTTTTTGGCCACCTCGCCGTCCAAACTCCTTAACAAATCTCTATTTCCAACCATATGATAGTAGTCAGTTATACCGCCTGCACCCATAGCCAGCTTTAGTTCTTTAGTCAAACTATATATAGTATTTTCATACCATTTTCTTTTCACAGCGTAGCTACCTGCGGGCCTCTTGTGGATTTGGTCGAAGACTTCATAGGGCTCTACCAGATCAGCGCCTAGCGCGGCCATCTTATAGACGTCTGCGCCGTTGTTCAATTTGCCCACCGCTATTATCGTCATCCTCTCTCTAACGCCCGTCTCTCTAGCCCTTATGTCCAACATAGAGACAGCCTCCTCGAGCCAAACATCGCCTCCCAACCTCTCGTCGACCACTATGACTCCCTCCTCGGGCTCCAGCCTCTTCGTGGGCGGGACTCTCACGTGGTCGTAGTCGTTTAGACAGTATCCGCGCTCCGGGCATCCGTTGCCGTTCACCAGAGCGCCGGCGGCGTAGCCGGCCATCACAGCCGCCCTCTCATAGCCGGGCACCACTACGGGCGTGTCTAACTCAAACCCATTTATATATACCTTAGTTCTCACGTCCTCTCTGTACGGATCAACGGAGGGATGTGTCACTTGGGCCGCCTCAATCCTCAAGAGGTCCAGAGGTCTCCTCGCCGGATATGTGTAGCCGGGCACTATCCCGCCCATGCCTATTACCGGCGCTGCGCCCTCCTCGTAGACCTCTCTGGGCAGAACTGGGGCGTAGTCCTGATAGAAGGCCAATTGCCCCCTCTCCATTAGATCGACGCCCACAGTCTTGGCCACGTCTTCATCAACGTAGTAGATCCCCAATAAATCCCTTCTGGACACCAACTCTCTTACGCTGTTCATCCCTAGGGCATACAATATGGCCTTCAGGCCGTTCCTCAGCCCCCTCAGATAGTTGCGCAACGCCTCGGAGGCCCATGCAATGTCCAAGTCGGGCCTCATACCTATCATATTAGTGAGGGAGGTCGGGCACCCGCCCGTATGGCATGAGTGGCACATGATACAGCCCATCGCCAGAAGGGCAGCCGTGCCTATGTTGGCCATATCGGCGCCGAGCGCTATCAGCTTCGCTATGTCCGCTGCGCTGTATAACATTCCGCCGCCTATCACTAAGAAGTTCTGCCTCGCTCCGTTCTCCCTAAGCCACTTGTCCACTACAGGTATCGCGTAGTCGATTGGTATCCCCAAGTGGTTTCTGACTGCAAGCGGCGTGGCGCCAGTGCCGGCACCTGCGCCGTCGATAATGATGCCCTCGGCAGTGGACCTGGCGGTACCCACAGCGACGTACATTATCTTGTTCACCGCCGCGACCTTCACGAGGACCGGCTTGCCGGTGAGATCTCTCAAGGCCTTGACCCTCTGTGCTAGATCCTCTATGGAGTATATGTCGTGATGCGGCGCAGGCGATAGGGCCTCGCTGCCCTCCGGTATCTTCCTCAGCTCGGCGATTATCTTAGTGACTTTTCTGCCCGGCAGATGGCCGCCTATGCCTGGCTTTGCGCCTTGGCCTATCTTGATGTTGACGGCGAGCCCGGCCCTCAGCAAGTTCATGTCCATGCCGAAGCGGGCTGAGGCCCACTGAACCACTATGTTCCTATACTTGGCGACCTCGGGATGGAGACCTCCCTCGCCTATTCCAGCCACGACTCCCTCCTCTGTCGCCGCCTTGGCTATAGCTATGTTCGGATTGCCGCTTAAAGCGCCGAAGGACATATCGCCGAGATACACAGGGAGGGAGAGCTTTGTGCCGAAGAAATCTATGCCAACGTCGACATCGAGCCTATCGGCGACCTTCACGAGCTCGTTGACATCTCTAGGCCTCAGATCCTTGAACGCCATTCTGTCTAAAAGCCGACCGGTCTTGGAGGGTCCCTCCTCCAGCGCGTAGGGCACTAAACCTGTCTGAGCCGCATATCTTACGTATTCTATCTTCTCGTGAGACCAAAACTCAGCTATTCTATGTATCGCCGGGCGCAAATATATATTAACCTGGCGCACTATATATGTTATCGACGAAATATATAAGCTTAACATTAGGCAGATGCCTATATAGGATTCGTTTAAAGCAATATATCAATCAATTTGTTTTTGATGAGCTTATTAAGCTTCTTATTAAGAAATCCATTTAATTTTATAATCTAATATAAGGTAGACTTGCTCTATTAATTTAATGTCGCACCGATATCCTCTATCTTTTAGGTTTTATGATAGTAAATATATCATTTTCTATTTTTATATTTTCATTAAATATTTCATTGAATCTTTTTATATAATAATTAAGTTTATTTAGTTCATCTTCATTGAGCTCCCTTTGTTCAATCTCTATTTCGTCCTCGCGTCTGCGTTCCTCTTTCAGCCCATCTAGTTCAAGCGACCTAAGGTAGCGCTCCCACGCCCTTCTATCCATGTGGCTTACGGCATCTCTCGGCACCTCGCCTCTTATAAAGATCTCGCCGCCGACCATGCCTCTAGCTATCATGTCCCCTACAGGCTCGTCGTTCGTGGCCCTCAAGACGATTATAGTTCCTCTGCCCATGTACTCACCCAAGTATTTCCCGGCGGAGCCCCCTATAACGACCGTGGCTCCTCTCAACTGGATGCCCGCCCTGTTGCCCGCGTCCCCATAGACGTAGATCTCCCCGCCTCTAGCCGCTTGGCCTAATGTGTCTCCCGCGTTCCCATAGACGGCGGCCAGACCTCCGTTCATCGCGTCGCCGAAGTCGTCTTGTACGTCGCCGTAGACGTAGAAGAGGCCCCCCGACATTACGTTGGCTGAGGCGTTGCCCACAGTCCCCCACACCCTAAGAATCCCCGACTCCATGCCGTTGCCCAAATATCGATGTCCGTTGACGTTGACCACTGAGACTTCGCCCCTTTTGGCCAACTCGGCTCTAACGATAGATGCCAACGATATTGCGTCGTAGAGAGATGCGTCTATGGCGTCTTGAGGTGGCTGAGGCAAGTCTGGGTAGATATACCTTCGTCTGAAGTTTCCCTTCAGCTCGTCGCCCTCAGCGATAATGTATTCTCCCCCTCTCAGTGCCCAGACTGATGCGGAGGGCATGACGGCCCTAATGGCGCCAATCTCAGAGGCCACGGCGAGGACGCCGTCGGCTACGCCGACATACAGCGGTCTGAAGTGGTTCGGGTCCACGAACGCGCCAAATATGGGCTTAGATCCGCCTACGATGAAGGCCACGGCGTAGGGGCCGTCGAGCCGCGCCCATCGGTACCTCCTTCCGTACATTAGCTCTTGGACTGCCTCCTCGATGCCCACCTCGTTGGCCAAATAGGCCAACAGATACGCTATGGCCTCGCTATCGTTGCCAGTGAACTTGGCGTGCATTCTGTATTTAATGAAGTTGACGTTTGCGCCGTAGCTGCTTAGATCTCCGTTGTGAACTATCGCCACGTCACCTGCGGCAAACGGGTGGGAGTAGTATGGCATTCTGCCGGGACTGTTGGTTGGATAGCGCGTATGACCTATCCAGATCTTGCTTTTGAGCCCGTCCACTCCGTAGATTCTCGGGATGTCCTCCGGCCACCCTACTACTTTATATATGTCTATCCATTTACTATTTAGATAAATATATCCCTCTATATCCTTATATTCGTTGAGCTCTACATCAAAAATATTGCCTGGAAGTTGTATAAATTTCTCGCCTATAGGTTTATAGGAAAAAGCCTTGATGCGGGGTCTATCGGAGGGTCTATAGAGGGCAACGCCGGCGCCATGCGGCGTACCCCTCTCCCTCATTGTGGCGAGGGCCCTCACCACGAGCTCTATCGGCACCTCAGATGAAGTCGAATAGATTCCAAATATGCCGCACATGAGCGCTCCATATAGCCTATATAAAAGCATTTCATCATATATATTTCATAAAACTGGCGTGCGAGACAACACATTTATACAAATAAGACTTTTGTAAAAGTGTTTGGAGGCCGAGGAAGGGGATATTATAAGGCCATTGTATTATATCTACTCTCGTCGGGGCCCTTAAGCGGCTACGAGATAATTAAGGCGATAGAGAACGCGTTCAAGGGCAAGGTAAAGCCTTCGCCGGGCACAATTTACCCCCTTCTAAAATATCTGGAGGAGGAGGGCTACATAACCTCGGAGGAACAGCCCGTGGGAAGGAAAAGGAAGAAGATCTATAGGTTGAACGAGAAGGGGAAGGAGCTATTAGCTCAATACTCCAACGACCCAGATTTTGTCCAACTCATGGCCTATTTTAAGGAGGGGGGCACAGCCCAGTTGGACATTATATCTTCTATAATCGAGGAAGTGAGGTTCCTCTCCGAGATCTTCGACGAGCTGGAGACGCACGATAGGGCGAGACTTCAGGAGCTCCACGCGACAGTGGCCGAGTTCTTAGAAAAAATAGCGAGACGCCTTGCGTCATAAAACTTAAATATATCGATATATCTATTCGCTCTATGAATAAAGCGTGGTCGTTCGCGATAGTAGCGCTCCTCCTTCTCTTGGCACAGACCGAGGCCGCGGGCGTTATCCCGGTCTATATAGGCATCAGCGTACTCCAGGCTCCGCCTATAGCGCGCCCGGGCTCTCTAGTCCAACTTACCATCCTTATAACTACCACATCGCCTATGGGGCCTGTAGAGGTGATCGTGAACTCGACTAAGCTCCTCGTCTTGACCGGAGGTCGATACGAGCTGGCCGGCTTAGCTCCAGGTCAGCCCATCCGACTGACCTCTGTAGTAGAAGTCCCCATAGGCGTGGGCCCCGGCTCCTATAATGTGACAGTCTCCTTAGTGAGCCCGGCCGGCGGCCGGACGATCCGGAGCTTCAACTACACTGTAACGGTGGAGCCGCTCGACTTCGGCGCGCTGGTCGTCCCCGTCGTTAGACAGCCTCTTGTCCCAGGACAGCCCGTAGAGCTCCCAGTGTTGCTGTTCAACCCCACGCCTGACGCCATGAAGGCATATGTGGACGTCGTAGGGGGCCCCTTCGCGCAATACCTCAACGCTTCTGCGTCTTGCTCCTCCTACGTCCCCCCATTCTCCAACTCCACTTGTGTTATTCCCCTAGTGGTTAAGCCCAACGCTTCCTCAGGCGTCTACGTGGCTCAAGCGAATGTAACTTACGTTGATCAAAATGACGGGTCGGCGGTCGCATTCGCTAAGAAGTTCAACGTGACAGTGCTTCCGCCCCCAGACTTCAACCTGGCGCTTCTGCCGAACGGCGCCGTGATCGTAGGCCAGCCCACTATCTTGACTCTGGCCGTTTCAGCGTCGGGCGCCGTACCTCCTACAAACGTCACCATTATACCGCTCAATACGACCGACATCCATTTCGTCTTCAACGAGGTTAAAATGCCCATTTTGACCACGGCACAGATACCGTTGGAGGCCTTCGTGGAGCACTACGGCACAGTAAAAGCCGACTTTGAGATCTGTTATTTTGTAGGCTCCTGCACAACGAGGGAGGTCACCTTGTTTGTACCGCAGCCAGACGTTGCTGTCGACGTCTTCGCCAACCCGCCTCTCTCATACCCAGGCTCGATAGTCCAGTTGAACATCGTCGTCTCGGCGAATAGGCCAACGGGGCCTATCACGATCAGTGTGAACTCCTCATATCTCAAGATACTTGAGGGAGCGATGGCCGAGCTACCTGGGTTAGCCCCCGGCGCGCCAGCGACGATAACCGCCGTTGTAAAGGTGCCCGACCAAACAACTCCGGGGGACTATCCAATTACCATGCAAGTTGGGGACGAAGAGTACACCTATCTGGTCCACGTAGAATCTCCGAGCGTCTTGATACAGAGCGTCCTCATAGAGCCTCCGGTAGTAGTGTCGGAGAGTCTGTTGCCCTATGTAAAGGCCATTGTCTCCTTAGTCAACACCGGCGTTGTACCCGCGCGCGATGTAGTGGTGCAGCTGAGCGGGGTCCCGGTCGTCGGGAACTCCACTGTGCCTCTCGGCGTGTTGCCGCCCGGCCAGCCTGTCCAGATACCGTTCCTCCTTAACGTCACTGGCTTAAGCCCCGGCGAGGTCGAGCTGAGGGCCGACGTCAGATGGCTCGGCGGCGCGGCAACGGCCAGCGCGCCGCTCACTGTGTTGCCCAAGGCCGATTTAGAGGTCAATTACACTGCTGCGAACGCACAGCCGGGTTCAACGGCTATAGTGACTATCACTCTGACCAACAGAGGGCCGGTGGCTGCCAAAATGGTCTCACTCCAGTGGACGCCCAACCAGATCTTCCAGCTCCACACGCCCAGTTCTGCTACGCCTACTGCCAACCTGTTGGAGTCAAACGTCAGATTCTTGGGCGACATAGCGCCTGGGCAGAGCGTCTCTACTACATATCTCGTTGACGTCTCTAGCGATGTGCCCGCCGGAGTCTACTACGCGACTATAGTAATAGAGTGGAACGAGACGGGGGCTCTATATCCGGTTGTAGAGACTGTGACAATACCTATACGAGTGAGCCAGACCGTCAACTGGCTAGAGGTGGGACCTCTGGCGCTTGCCTTGCTCATAGCAATAGTCGGCGTCGCTCTGATCATCAGAAGGAGATCGGGGCATAGCAATAAGTCCCAGCCTTAATAGATCTCATAAATCTAGATAGATTCTCCTGCGTGTTCGTATCTCTTGAAGATATCCTAGAGAGAGTTAAGGCAAAAACATTAAAAGAGGGGGCTCCATGCGCGCCCGGTAATATAGACATTGTGTTGTCCGACGATCTCTATCTTTCGGGCAACACAGCGGTTCTCAAAACGCCGGAGGGGCACAGATGTTTAGATATCGGCATTCTCTCGGAGGGTATACAGTCCGTTGCGTATCTCAGAATAGTTAAACAAGCACAGTTCAAGACTCTGGAGCCGCCCTACGTCGAGATATCTGGCGATGAGGACAGATATCTGGTCCTGGGGGTCTACAATAACAAGGTCTATATGGCTGAGTGGTCGGGGATCAGGTTGTGTTGCTCATGGATTGTCGATATAAGTTTAGATGAATATAAAAAATCATATGAAATATTAAAAACATATATATGATATTTCAATCAATATTTGAAAAATTTAATCTCAATATCAATGATAAGGAGATGGCCATATTGGCGTCCATTTTGGCCAACGAGCCCGTGACGGCGTACAAAATAGCCGTAGAGAATAGGATGCATTTCTCCTACGTCTACAAGAAGGTTGAAAGTTTCGAGAAAGCAGAGCTCGTGGGCTATTACTGTGAGCCCTACGATGGAAGAAAACTGTACTACTTACTCCCCAAGGGCGTAATACTATTGTTGGGACACGAAAGGCCGGAGAGGCTCTATATTGATAAGCTGAGGGATAAGTGGCACTTGAAAGATTGGGGAGATCAGGAGATAATCGACTTAGTCAATATAATTATTAGACACTATAGGCCGGGCATGCCCATAAACGACATTGTCATGGTCGCCTACGCGTTGTATACCAGATATCTAGCGGGTGATATAGCCGTCGGAGATCGCGAAAGGGGCGTGCTCAACAAGCTGTTCAGAAGATCGTTCGAGGCTCTCGTAAGCCTCATAAGCTATGATTGTCTGGAAAAGTGTAAAGGGAGGCTGGCGAGTAGAGAGTATATATGACCTCGATTAAGTGCCCGGGCGAATACCGCGTAGGCAACGCAACCGTATCTCTGGACGAGTGGTGTTTTCTGAGAGATCCTCTCTCATGGAACGAGGAGGTAGCCGAGTGGCTTGCCGAAAACCTAGAGGGAATTCGCCTCACTGAGGCGCACTGGCGCGTCTTGAGATACCTCAGGTCCTACTGGGAGAAGTATGGCTTCTGCCCTCCGGTGAAGAGGCTCTTGATGGATTTGGGGGTGACCTTCAAGGATTTATACGACCTCTTTCCGTCGGGCCCAGCCGATGGCGCCTGCAAAATAGCAGGCTTGCCCCGGCCGGGAGGTTGCGTATAGTATCGGATCGCCGCAAGGCGGGGCTATAGCCAAATCGGCGTTCCCTCTTAGTTTCAACGTCAAACTGCAATTTAAATACACGGTACTATCTACCCCCATGAGCGCTGAGGAGAGAATCTTCAGAGCTTTGTCAGATCCACAGAAACAGGAGGCTTTGGCCGCTTTGTTGGAGAATATCGATGTAATAAAGGACCTCGTCGCTCTTCTGGCCGAACTTAAGAACGCCGGCGTACTTGAGGGCTTGGCCGGCCTCCTGGCCCTCATGAGGGCCTTTTCCGGAGATCTATTGGGCAGAGATGTGGCAGAGAAGGCCGCCAAGATGTTAGACCTTGCCTCAGCTTTCTCCCTCCTTGGCGCAAACGTGAACAATGTGGCGTGTCTCTCGAGGGCTGTGGCCGAGGCTGACGCCTCAAATCCAGCGGGGATATACAGCCTTGTCAACTCTCTACAAGACCCAGACGTGCAGAGAGGGCTAGGCTACTTCCTCTCATTTATGAAGGCCTTGGGCAAGTGTATCAGGGGCTAACACTATTAAACTCGTAGTTTGAGTAGGCCGTGTCAGAGTTTCGAACTCCCGGCGAGGGCGAGATGTTGGGGAAAGTTTTGGAGATGTTGGGAGATAACAGAGTTAAGGTAATATGCCAGGATGGAAACGTGAGAGTGGCGAGGATACCGGGCCGTTATAGAAAGAGGCTGTGGCTTAAGCCCGGCGACTACGTGATAGTCGCCGTCTGGGACTTCGACCCGAACAAGGGGGATGTGGTACACAAATATGAGAAGAGGGATATCGATGAATTGAGGAGGAGGGGCTACGGAGAGGTCATCGATAATTTGGATAAGCTCGCCTAGGGGGCATAGACGTACGGTATCTGGAGCATCTCGGCCACATCTCTATCTAGTGAGGCCACGTCCTCGGGGCCTACGTCGGCCACGTCGTATTTGCCCAATGCAGATGTCAACATTTGTATCTCCACCCTGAGAGACTCTATGTAGTTCTCAACTCCCTTCGAGCCGCGCGCCAGCGCGGCTATCAAGAAGGGGCGCGCCATATAGACTGCCGAGGCGCCGAGGGCCAAGCTCTTGACGACGTGGCCTCCGTCGTAGAGCCTCCCCGCTATCAAAAGCGATATCTTTCTGCCCTCGGCCCTCGCTTTTCTTATTATCTTGAGGCCGACCAAAGTGGGGTACCCCAGATCTTTCATAGCCGCGGTGGGGGCCATACCTGTGCCCCCCTCCTTTCCATCGATTACGACGGCCGAGGCGCCTTCCTCGTCGGCGATCCTTATTACGTCCAAGGCGTCGCGGAACGGCCCCAGCTTTATCCATATCCTCGCCCTTGGATAGGCCGTCTTCATGAATCTGATAGTCCCAGCCAGGATCTCGGCGGTGAATGTGCCAGGTACAGAGTATCTTGTTATGAACTTTTTGCCAAGCTCAGACTCGTCGAATTTGTACTTGGCCCTAAGCTTCTCCACTTGCTCCCTCGGTATCTTTATAACGCCGCCGAGTCCCGGCTTCGCCCCCTGCCCTATCTTTATCTCGAAGCCTATCCTGCCCTCCTCAATGTAGGGCTCCACGTCCTTGTCGCTGTACACCCTGTTCCACAGTTCATCGTAGGCGTCCTCCACGCTCTGCTGTATTATTATGCCGCCTCTCTTGTCGATATTCG includes:
- a CDS encoding glutamate synthase-related protein, producing the protein MLPARLAVLFKGLTYLFRGVKEFLSDYPVGEIAYRALRGKESVYPFGLLSSYGSAVLGAGAFYKGTPRFKTLDTVVLMPPAFTPKRLEKAAELLREPIFMDVRTESEIGGFISSLPVAVGSMGSTHIASKTAIDIAKAAAKAGIVYAIGENVATVRGYAKRATRGHPAFKERLMAYLTNIDKRGGIIIQQSVEDAYDELWNRVYSDKDVEPYIEEGRIGFEIKIGQGAKPGLGGVIKIPREQVEKLRAKYKFDESELGKKFITRYSVPGTFTAEILAGTIRFMKTAYPRARIWIKLGPFRDALDVIRIADEEGASAVVIDGKEGGTGMAPTAAMKDLGYPTLVGLKIIRKARAEGRKISLLIAGRLYDGGHVVKSLALGASAVYMARPFLIAALARGSKGVENYIESLRVEIQMLTSALGKYDVADVGPEDVASLDRDVAEMLQIPYVYAP